One Osmerus eperlanus chromosome 24, fOsmEpe2.1, whole genome shotgun sequence DNA window includes the following coding sequences:
- the tdrd5 gene encoding tudor domain-containing protein 5 isoform X3 yields MTQEQMLAELKKDVRSLLMSAKMGLAPDQLKRDYANMVGHPLPLRSFGFRNVLDMVREMPDVVALDYLADGSLVLKAISDDSTRGIEELVARQRVAKGKTSNRRGGMAFFSPRYLHRAGPITPMVLPRRGWAPPALPAQLRTQLRVLLSQGPISLSALEVSFARCFGQPLRVTNYGFYSVAEMLGAAADMVAVQQGRSGSVLSLKGQPPVTSRVRTQPARTPSLKPPKPALTIEAVVSPAVNSQAPVESPRPPSTQNHVACLSKAPLSRSPCPGATERGQHSPGATERGQHSPGATERGQHMEPTAPEPQPSSEDQLFQKCIIKLEQEMQQCILENGHAGTVSSELKTRLRQVVSQNSEGISVHDLPSEYKRAFGEELPVIQSGFLSVTEMAGALNDTLHLRPVKEGEGVRWMVADIKHVSQSQPEPSGPGGDESGEGLNPSRAGYYLSSKESPWEGPQSDPVAEDDDPPGCDEALGITNKTYHQMADPYPTMRVITGGEALVPPDALRGQRLRAPTRRSPRALVPVLVEWVESPSHFYLRFDENQETRALENMMMEMRSCYTCPKVSERYHLPPRYVRRGQACCVAPRDMWFYRVVIHRVLSDTQVEVYYVDFGDLTSVDRASLKFLKSCYSELPAQAVPSCLVGVKPIRAEWSAEATGSFQKLCCERTLVAALHSYQRDVLQLFLCDTHTEEDVYAHSALQDQGHGLHCSSAASAAHCGQLNPVTLYLGEGVFDEGMEIEDEPGPAEPSLDSPTTLQPSPSPSPPLKAPYPDLDDLPELEVFKELNSQVQDHKLDQFEVLRREEPVLCCSVWDQAWTPDPDPRELSPALVAPPQPSSLPAPQPSSLPAPQPSSLPAPQPSSIRTLSLHTPELMESQSCYYGLPFTPVRSPTKFIFPLFGRLG; encoded by the exons ATGACCCAAGAACAGATGCTCGCTGAGCTGAAGAAGGATGTGCGCTCTCTCCTCATGTCGGCTAAAATGGGCCTAGCCCCCGACCAACTGAAACGGGATTATGCCAACATGGTTGGCCATCCACTTCCTCTGAGGTCCTTTGGGTTCCGCAACGTGCTGGATATGGTCAGGGAGATGCCTGATGTGGTTGCCTTGGACTACCTGGCAGATGGCAGCTTGGTGTTAAAAG CTATTTCAGACGACAGCACACGAGGCATTGAAGAGCTGGTGGCCAGGCAACGCGTCGCCAAAGGCAAGACCTCCAACCGAAGGGGAGGCATGGCCTTCTTCTCCCCCCGCTACCTCCACCGCGCTGGTCCCATCACCCCCATGGTGCTGCCCAGGCGGGGATGGGCTCCACCGGCCCTCCCCGCCCAGCTCCGCACCCAGCTCCGCGTGCTGCTCTCCCAGGGGCCCATCAGCCTGTCGGCGCTGGAGGTCTCCTTCGCCCGCTGCTTCGGACAGCCGCTGCGTGTCACCAACTACGGCTTCTACTCCGTCGCCGAGATGCTGGGGGCGGCGGCGGACATGGTGGCGGTCCAGCAGGGCCGGTCGGGCTCCGTGCTGAGCCTGAAGGGGCAGCCGCCGGTCACGTCCCGGGTCAGGACCCAGCCGGCGAGGACGCCTTCCCTGAAGCCTCCCAAGCCGGCCTTGACAATTGAGGCGGTCGTGAGTCCAGCGGTGAATTCGCAAG CTCCAGTGGAAAGCCCCAGGCCGCCGAGCACTCAGAACCATGTGGCGTGTCTCTCCAAAGCCCCGCTCTCCAGAAGCCCCTGCCCAGGGGCCACAGAGAGGGGCCAGCACAGCCCAGGGGCCACAGAGAGGGGCCAGCACAGCCCAGGGGCCACAGAGAGGGGCCAGCACATGGAGCCCACCGCACCTGAGCCCCAGCCTTCCTCTGAGGACCAGCTGTTCCAGAAATGTATCATCAAG CTTGAGCAGGAAATGCAGCAGTGCATCCTGGAGAATGGACATGCAGGCACAGTCAGCTCAGAGCTGAAGACCAGGCTCCGACAG GTGGTCAGTCAGAACAGTGAAGGAATATCTGTACATGATCTCCCTTCAGAATACAAG AGGGCGTTTGGGGAGGAGCTACCCGTGATACAGAGTGGCTTTCTGAGCGTGACGGAGATGGCGGGCGCTCTGAACGACACGCTCCACCTCAGACCCGTGAAGGAGGGCGAGGGTGTCCGCTGGATGGTCGCGGACATCAAACACGTCAGCCAATCCCAGCCAG agcccaGCGGTCCTGGTGGAGATGAGAGTGGGGAGGGCCTCAACCCGTCCAGAGCAGGGTACTACCTCAGCTCCAAGGAGTCCCCCTGGGAAGGCCCACAGAGTGACCCTGTTGCCGAGGACGATGACCCCCCAGGGTGTGACGAGGCGCTTGGCATCACCAACAAGACCTACCACCAG ATGGCAGATCCGTACCCCACCATGCGGGTGATCACGGGTGGCGAGGCGCTGGTGCCCCCCGACGCCCTTCGCGGGCAGCGCTTGCGGGCGCCCACCCGCAGAAGCCCCCGGGCCCTGGTGCCCGTGCTGGTGGAGTGGGTGGAGTCGCCCAGCCACTTCTACCTGCGCTTCGACGAGAACCAGGAGACCCGCGCCCTGGAGAACATGATGATGGAGATGAG gagcTGCTACACCTGTCCCAAGGTGTCGGAGCGCTACCACCTCCCCCCGCGCTACGTACGGCGGGGCCAGGCGTGCTGCGTGGCGCCCAGGGACATGTGGTTCTACCGCGTGGTCATCCACCGCGTGCTCAGCGACACCCAGGTCGAGGTCTACTACGTGGACTTTGGAGACCTCACCAGCGTGGACCGGGCCAGCCTCAAGTTCCTCAA GTCTTGTTATTCTGAGCTCCCAGCACAAGCAGTCCCCTCGTGTCTAGTTGGAGTCAAGCCTATCAGA GCCGAGTGGAGCGCCGAGGCCACCGGCTCCTTCCAGAAGCTGTGCTGTGAGCGCACCCTGGTGGCCGCCCTCCACAGCTACCAGCGGGACGTCCTGCAGCTGTTCCTGTGCGACACGCACACGGAGGAGGACGTGTACGCGCACAGCGCCCTGCAGGACCAGGGCCACGGCCTCCACTGCAGCTCCGCCGCCAGCGCCGCG CACTGTGGCCAGTTGAACCCTGTGACCCTGTACCTCGGGGAGGGCGTGtttgatgaagggatggagataGAGGACGAGCCGGGCCCAGCAGAGCCCAGCCTCGACAGCCCCACAACTCTAcaacccagcccctctccctccccaccgctGAAG GCTCCTTATCCTGACCTTGACGACCTTCCAGAACTGGAGGTCTTCAAGGAACTGAACTCCCAGGTCCAg GATCACAAGCTGGACCAGTTTGAGGtgctgaggagggaggagccagTCCTGTGCTGCAGCGTCTGGGACCAGGCCTGGACACCGGACCCTGATCCCAGagag CTGAGCCCGGCCCTTGTGgcgcccccccagccctccagcctcccagccccccagccctccagcctcccagctccccagccctccagcctcccagccccccagccctccagcatcAGGACTCTCAGCCTCCACACCCCTGAACTGATGGAGTCTCAGAGCTGCTATTACG gtctGCCTTTCACTCCTGTCCGCTCGCCCACCAAGTTTATCTTCCCTCTGTTTGGGAGACTAGGCTAG
- the tdrd5 gene encoding tudor domain-containing protein 5 isoform X1, which yields MTQEQMLAELKKDVRSLLMSAKMGLAPDQLKRDYANMVGHPLPLRSFGFRNVLDMVREMPDVVALDYLADGSLVLKAISDDSTRGIEELVARQRVAKGKTSNRRGGMAFFSPRYLHRAGPITPMVLPRRGWAPPALPAQLRTQLRVLLSQGPISLSALEVSFARCFGQPLRVTNYGFYSVAEMLGAAADMVAVQQGRSGSVLSLKGQPPVTSRVRTQPARTPSLKPPKPALTIEAVVSPAVNSQAPVESPRPPSTQNHVACLSKAPLSRSPCPGATERGQHSPGATERGQHSPGATERGQHMEPTAPEPQPSSEDQLFQKCIIKLEQEMQQCILENGHAGTVSSELKTRLRQVVSQNSEGISVHDLPSEYKRAFGEELPVIQSGFLSVTEMAGALNDTLHLRPVKEGEGVRWMVADIKHVSQSQPEPSGPGGDESGEGLNPSRAGYYLSSKESPWEGPQSDPVAEDDDPPGCDEALGITNKTYHQMADPYPTMRVITGGEALVPPDALRGQRLRAPTRRSPRALVPVLVEWVESPSHFYLRFDENQETRALENMMMEMRSCYTCPKVSERYHLPPRYVRRGQACCVAPRDMWFYRVVIHRVLSDTQVEVYYVDFGDLTSVDRASLKFLKSCYSELPAQAVPSCLVGVKPIRAEWSAEATGSFQKLCCERTLVAALHSYQRDVLQLFLCDTHTEEDVYAHSALQDQGHGLHCSSAASAAHCGQLNPVTLYLGEGVFDEGMEIEDEPGPAEPSLDSPTTLQPSPSPSPPLKAPYPDLDDLPELEVFKELNSQVQDHKLDQFEVLRREEPVLCCSVWDQAWTPDPDPREPKTEPSYHRDAAELSPALVAPPQPSSLPAPQPSSLPAPQPSSLPAPQPSSIRTLSLHTPELMESQSCYYGLPFTPVRSPTKFIFPLFGRLG from the exons ATGACCCAAGAACAGATGCTCGCTGAGCTGAAGAAGGATGTGCGCTCTCTCCTCATGTCGGCTAAAATGGGCCTAGCCCCCGACCAACTGAAACGGGATTATGCCAACATGGTTGGCCATCCACTTCCTCTGAGGTCCTTTGGGTTCCGCAACGTGCTGGATATGGTCAGGGAGATGCCTGATGTGGTTGCCTTGGACTACCTGGCAGATGGCAGCTTGGTGTTAAAAG CTATTTCAGACGACAGCACACGAGGCATTGAAGAGCTGGTGGCCAGGCAACGCGTCGCCAAAGGCAAGACCTCCAACCGAAGGGGAGGCATGGCCTTCTTCTCCCCCCGCTACCTCCACCGCGCTGGTCCCATCACCCCCATGGTGCTGCCCAGGCGGGGATGGGCTCCACCGGCCCTCCCCGCCCAGCTCCGCACCCAGCTCCGCGTGCTGCTCTCCCAGGGGCCCATCAGCCTGTCGGCGCTGGAGGTCTCCTTCGCCCGCTGCTTCGGACAGCCGCTGCGTGTCACCAACTACGGCTTCTACTCCGTCGCCGAGATGCTGGGGGCGGCGGCGGACATGGTGGCGGTCCAGCAGGGCCGGTCGGGCTCCGTGCTGAGCCTGAAGGGGCAGCCGCCGGTCACGTCCCGGGTCAGGACCCAGCCGGCGAGGACGCCTTCCCTGAAGCCTCCCAAGCCGGCCTTGACAATTGAGGCGGTCGTGAGTCCAGCGGTGAATTCGCAAG CTCCAGTGGAAAGCCCCAGGCCGCCGAGCACTCAGAACCATGTGGCGTGTCTCTCCAAAGCCCCGCTCTCCAGAAGCCCCTGCCCAGGGGCCACAGAGAGGGGCCAGCACAGCCCAGGGGCCACAGAGAGGGGCCAGCACAGCCCAGGGGCCACAGAGAGGGGCCAGCACATGGAGCCCACCGCACCTGAGCCCCAGCCTTCCTCTGAGGACCAGCTGTTCCAGAAATGTATCATCAAG CTTGAGCAGGAAATGCAGCAGTGCATCCTGGAGAATGGACATGCAGGCACAGTCAGCTCAGAGCTGAAGACCAGGCTCCGACAG GTGGTCAGTCAGAACAGTGAAGGAATATCTGTACATGATCTCCCTTCAGAATACAAG AGGGCGTTTGGGGAGGAGCTACCCGTGATACAGAGTGGCTTTCTGAGCGTGACGGAGATGGCGGGCGCTCTGAACGACACGCTCCACCTCAGACCCGTGAAGGAGGGCGAGGGTGTCCGCTGGATGGTCGCGGACATCAAACACGTCAGCCAATCCCAGCCAG agcccaGCGGTCCTGGTGGAGATGAGAGTGGGGAGGGCCTCAACCCGTCCAGAGCAGGGTACTACCTCAGCTCCAAGGAGTCCCCCTGGGAAGGCCCACAGAGTGACCCTGTTGCCGAGGACGATGACCCCCCAGGGTGTGACGAGGCGCTTGGCATCACCAACAAGACCTACCACCAG ATGGCAGATCCGTACCCCACCATGCGGGTGATCACGGGTGGCGAGGCGCTGGTGCCCCCCGACGCCCTTCGCGGGCAGCGCTTGCGGGCGCCCACCCGCAGAAGCCCCCGGGCCCTGGTGCCCGTGCTGGTGGAGTGGGTGGAGTCGCCCAGCCACTTCTACCTGCGCTTCGACGAGAACCAGGAGACCCGCGCCCTGGAGAACATGATGATGGAGATGAG gagcTGCTACACCTGTCCCAAGGTGTCGGAGCGCTACCACCTCCCCCCGCGCTACGTACGGCGGGGCCAGGCGTGCTGCGTGGCGCCCAGGGACATGTGGTTCTACCGCGTGGTCATCCACCGCGTGCTCAGCGACACCCAGGTCGAGGTCTACTACGTGGACTTTGGAGACCTCACCAGCGTGGACCGGGCCAGCCTCAAGTTCCTCAA GTCTTGTTATTCTGAGCTCCCAGCACAAGCAGTCCCCTCGTGTCTAGTTGGAGTCAAGCCTATCAGA GCCGAGTGGAGCGCCGAGGCCACCGGCTCCTTCCAGAAGCTGTGCTGTGAGCGCACCCTGGTGGCCGCCCTCCACAGCTACCAGCGGGACGTCCTGCAGCTGTTCCTGTGCGACACGCACACGGAGGAGGACGTGTACGCGCACAGCGCCCTGCAGGACCAGGGCCACGGCCTCCACTGCAGCTCCGCCGCCAGCGCCGCG CACTGTGGCCAGTTGAACCCTGTGACCCTGTACCTCGGGGAGGGCGTGtttgatgaagggatggagataGAGGACGAGCCGGGCCCAGCAGAGCCCAGCCTCGACAGCCCCACAACTCTAcaacccagcccctctccctccccaccgctGAAG GCTCCTTATCCTGACCTTGACGACCTTCCAGAACTGGAGGTCTTCAAGGAACTGAACTCCCAGGTCCAg GATCACAAGCTGGACCAGTTTGAGGtgctgaggagggaggagccagTCCTGTGCTGCAGCGTCTGGGACCAGGCCTGGACACCGGACCCTGATCCCAGagag CCCAAGACGGAACCTAGTTACCATAGAGACGCAGCCGAG CTGAGCCCGGCCCTTGTGgcgcccccccagccctccagcctcccagccccccagccctccagcctcccagctccccagccctccagcctcccagccccccagccctccagcatcAGGACTCTCAGCCTCCACACCCCTGAACTGATGGAGTCTCAGAGCTGCTATTACG gtctGCCTTTCACTCCTGTCCGCTCGCCCACCAAGTTTATCTTCCCTCTGTTTGGGAGACTAGGCTAG
- the tdrd5 gene encoding tudor domain-containing protein 5 isoform X2, whose translation MTQEQMLAELKKDVRSLLMSAKMGLAPDQLKRDYANMVGHPLPLRSFGFRNVLDMVREMPDVVALDYLADGSLVLKAISDDSTRGIEELVARQRVAKGKTSNRRGGMAFFSPRYLHRAGPITPMVLPRRGWAPPALPAQLRTQLRVLLSQGPISLSALEVSFARCFGQPLRVTNYGFYSVAEMLGAAADMVAVQQGRSGSVLSLKGQPPVTSRVRTQPARTPSLKPPKPALTIEAVVSPAVNSQAPVESPRPPSTQNHVACLSKAPLSRSPCPGATERGQHSPGATERGQHMEPTAPEPQPSSEDQLFQKCIIKLEQEMQQCILENGHAGTVSSELKTRLRQVVSQNSEGISVHDLPSEYKRAFGEELPVIQSGFLSVTEMAGALNDTLHLRPVKEGEGVRWMVADIKHVSQSQPEPSGPGGDESGEGLNPSRAGYYLSSKESPWEGPQSDPVAEDDDPPGCDEALGITNKTYHQMADPYPTMRVITGGEALVPPDALRGQRLRAPTRRSPRALVPVLVEWVESPSHFYLRFDENQETRALENMMMEMRSCYTCPKVSERYHLPPRYVRRGQACCVAPRDMWFYRVVIHRVLSDTQVEVYYVDFGDLTSVDRASLKFLKSCYSELPAQAVPSCLVGVKPIRAEWSAEATGSFQKLCCERTLVAALHSYQRDVLQLFLCDTHTEEDVYAHSALQDQGHGLHCSSAASAAHCGQLNPVTLYLGEGVFDEGMEIEDEPGPAEPSLDSPTTLQPSPSPSPPLKAPYPDLDDLPELEVFKELNSQVQDHKLDQFEVLRREEPVLCCSVWDQAWTPDPDPREPKTEPSYHRDAAELSPALVAPPQPSSLPAPQPSSLPAPQPSSLPAPQPSSIRTLSLHTPELMESQSCYYGLPFTPVRSPTKFIFPLFGRLG comes from the exons ATGACCCAAGAACAGATGCTCGCTGAGCTGAAGAAGGATGTGCGCTCTCTCCTCATGTCGGCTAAAATGGGCCTAGCCCCCGACCAACTGAAACGGGATTATGCCAACATGGTTGGCCATCCACTTCCTCTGAGGTCCTTTGGGTTCCGCAACGTGCTGGATATGGTCAGGGAGATGCCTGATGTGGTTGCCTTGGACTACCTGGCAGATGGCAGCTTGGTGTTAAAAG CTATTTCAGACGACAGCACACGAGGCATTGAAGAGCTGGTGGCCAGGCAACGCGTCGCCAAAGGCAAGACCTCCAACCGAAGGGGAGGCATGGCCTTCTTCTCCCCCCGCTACCTCCACCGCGCTGGTCCCATCACCCCCATGGTGCTGCCCAGGCGGGGATGGGCTCCACCGGCCCTCCCCGCCCAGCTCCGCACCCAGCTCCGCGTGCTGCTCTCCCAGGGGCCCATCAGCCTGTCGGCGCTGGAGGTCTCCTTCGCCCGCTGCTTCGGACAGCCGCTGCGTGTCACCAACTACGGCTTCTACTCCGTCGCCGAGATGCTGGGGGCGGCGGCGGACATGGTGGCGGTCCAGCAGGGCCGGTCGGGCTCCGTGCTGAGCCTGAAGGGGCAGCCGCCGGTCACGTCCCGGGTCAGGACCCAGCCGGCGAGGACGCCTTCCCTGAAGCCTCCCAAGCCGGCCTTGACAATTGAGGCGGTCGTGAGTCCAGCGGTGAATTCGCAAG CTCCAGTGGAAAGCCCCAGGCCGCCGAGCACTCAGAACCATGTGGCGTGTCTCTCCAAAGCCCCGCTCTCCAGAAGCCCCTGCCCAGGGGCCACAGAGAGGGGCCAGCACAGCCCAGGGGCCACAGAGAGGGGCCAGCACA TGGAGCCCACCGCACCTGAGCCCCAGCCTTCCTCTGAGGACCAGCTGTTCCAGAAATGTATCATCAAG CTTGAGCAGGAAATGCAGCAGTGCATCCTGGAGAATGGACATGCAGGCACAGTCAGCTCAGAGCTGAAGACCAGGCTCCGACAG GTGGTCAGTCAGAACAGTGAAGGAATATCTGTACATGATCTCCCTTCAGAATACAAG AGGGCGTTTGGGGAGGAGCTACCCGTGATACAGAGTGGCTTTCTGAGCGTGACGGAGATGGCGGGCGCTCTGAACGACACGCTCCACCTCAGACCCGTGAAGGAGGGCGAGGGTGTCCGCTGGATGGTCGCGGACATCAAACACGTCAGCCAATCCCAGCCAG agcccaGCGGTCCTGGTGGAGATGAGAGTGGGGAGGGCCTCAACCCGTCCAGAGCAGGGTACTACCTCAGCTCCAAGGAGTCCCCCTGGGAAGGCCCACAGAGTGACCCTGTTGCCGAGGACGATGACCCCCCAGGGTGTGACGAGGCGCTTGGCATCACCAACAAGACCTACCACCAG ATGGCAGATCCGTACCCCACCATGCGGGTGATCACGGGTGGCGAGGCGCTGGTGCCCCCCGACGCCCTTCGCGGGCAGCGCTTGCGGGCGCCCACCCGCAGAAGCCCCCGGGCCCTGGTGCCCGTGCTGGTGGAGTGGGTGGAGTCGCCCAGCCACTTCTACCTGCGCTTCGACGAGAACCAGGAGACCCGCGCCCTGGAGAACATGATGATGGAGATGAG gagcTGCTACACCTGTCCCAAGGTGTCGGAGCGCTACCACCTCCCCCCGCGCTACGTACGGCGGGGCCAGGCGTGCTGCGTGGCGCCCAGGGACATGTGGTTCTACCGCGTGGTCATCCACCGCGTGCTCAGCGACACCCAGGTCGAGGTCTACTACGTGGACTTTGGAGACCTCACCAGCGTGGACCGGGCCAGCCTCAAGTTCCTCAA GTCTTGTTATTCTGAGCTCCCAGCACAAGCAGTCCCCTCGTGTCTAGTTGGAGTCAAGCCTATCAGA GCCGAGTGGAGCGCCGAGGCCACCGGCTCCTTCCAGAAGCTGTGCTGTGAGCGCACCCTGGTGGCCGCCCTCCACAGCTACCAGCGGGACGTCCTGCAGCTGTTCCTGTGCGACACGCACACGGAGGAGGACGTGTACGCGCACAGCGCCCTGCAGGACCAGGGCCACGGCCTCCACTGCAGCTCCGCCGCCAGCGCCGCG CACTGTGGCCAGTTGAACCCTGTGACCCTGTACCTCGGGGAGGGCGTGtttgatgaagggatggagataGAGGACGAGCCGGGCCCAGCAGAGCCCAGCCTCGACAGCCCCACAACTCTAcaacccagcccctctccctccccaccgctGAAG GCTCCTTATCCTGACCTTGACGACCTTCCAGAACTGGAGGTCTTCAAGGAACTGAACTCCCAGGTCCAg GATCACAAGCTGGACCAGTTTGAGGtgctgaggagggaggagccagTCCTGTGCTGCAGCGTCTGGGACCAGGCCTGGACACCGGACCCTGATCCCAGagag CCCAAGACGGAACCTAGTTACCATAGAGACGCAGCCGAG CTGAGCCCGGCCCTTGTGgcgcccccccagccctccagcctcccagccccccagccctccagcctcccagctccccagccctccagcctcccagccccccagccctccagcatcAGGACTCTCAGCCTCCACACCCCTGAACTGATGGAGTCTCAGAGCTGCTATTACG gtctGCCTTTCACTCCTGTCCGCTCGCCCACCAAGTTTATCTTCCCTCTGTTTGGGAGACTAGGCTAG
- the nphs2 gene encoding podocin — MLLTDEIPRAMEKRPVSASAPASPHRTSKAGKATRRELSPASRGHRPRANKTVRLTESREKKDRKKKVTLEIEGAKAEDEEDGAVKSSSTVKSSSTVVDVDAVREDDRAGESEESLGLLLESGWQEEGVKPRNLGSCEWLLMVLALTLVLLFLPLSIWFCVKVVREHERAVIFRLGHLLQGRPRGPGLLFYLPFLDVCQRVDIRLKVLKVPPHTVVTKDLVSTELGAVVYYRIENVVLCSTALSGLSTMLQAVAQVALRDVLAHHNFTQVLLDRKRISREIQVAVDSVTCQWGIKVERAEIEDICLPVELQHSLAVEAEAKRQAQIKVIAAEGERAACEALRVSLDSLTGSPAAVQLRLLQLLHTLRSDRPTMVLNLPSDLLTLPPDLSLLPARAGGGGTREGRDSDSPMM; from the exons ATGCTTCTTACCGATGAGATTCCACGTGCGATGGAGAAAAGACCTGTCTCGGCCTCGGCCCCTGCCTCGCCTCATCGCACCTCCAAAGCTGGCAAGGCGACGAGGAGGGAGCTCTCCCCCGCCTCTAGGGGCCACCGTCCCAGAGCCAACAAGACGGTGAGACTGACGGAGTCCCGTGAGAAAaaagacaggaagaagaagGTGACTCTGGAGATCGAGGGAGCGAAggcagaggacgaggaggacgggGCAGTGAAGTCCAGCTCCACAGTGAAGTCCAGCTCCACAGTGGTGGATGTGGACGCTGTGAGAGAGGACGACAGGGCCGGGGAGAGTGAGGAATCGTTGGGGCTGCTACTGGAGAGTGGGTGGCAGGAGGAAG GTGTGAAACCGAGGAATCTAGGCTCGTGTGAGTGGCTGCTCATGGTGCTGGCTTTGACCCTGGTTCTCCTCTTCCTACCCCTCTCCATCTGGTTCTGTGTCAAG GTAGTGAGAGAGCATGAGCGAGCTGTGATCTTCAGACTGGGTCACTTACTGCAAGGCCGACCCAGAGGACCTG GTCTTCTTTTCTACCTCCCATTCCTGGACGTTTGCCAGAGAGTAGACATTCGACTGAAAGTGCTCAAGGTCCCACCTCACACA GTGGTGACTAAGGACCTGGTGAGCACAGAACTGGGAGCGGTGGTTTACTACCGGATAGAGAACGTGGTTCTGTGCTCCACAGCCCTGTCTGGTCTGAGCACTATGCTGCAGGCGGTGGCCCAGGTGGCACTCAGAGATGTGCTGGCCCATCACAACTTCACCCAGGTGCTCCTGGACAGGAAGAGGATAAGCCGAGAGATCCAG GTGGCCGTTGATTCTGTGACCTGCCAGTGGGGGATCAAGGTGGAGCGAGCAGAAAT AGAGGACATTTGTCTCCCGGTGGAGTTGCAGCATAGTCTGGCGGTGGAGGCAGAAGCCAAGAGGCAGGCCCAGATCAAG GTGATCGCggccgagggagagagagcggcctGCGAGGCTCTGAGGGTCTCTCTCGATTCCCTGACGGGTTCCCCTGCCGCTGTGCAGCTGCGCctgctgcagctcctccacaccctgcgcAGCGACCGCCCCACCATGGTCCTCAACCTCCCGTCggacctcctcaccctgccccccgacctctccctcctgcccgcccgggccggaggaggagggaccaggGAAGGCCGCGACTCAGACTCTCCCATGATGTAA